A genomic stretch from Neodiprion fabricii isolate iyNeoFabr1 chromosome 3, iyNeoFabr1.1, whole genome shotgun sequence includes:
- the LOC124178290 gene encoding uncharacterized protein LOC124178290, whose translation MPQLSFEQCNIEEICTSVGGSKKLLDELRGKLREWLKLQPHLPHDAEDERLDWFLLCTKLSLELAKQKLDAYYTIRRFIPEFFRNRDPCAPSMNNLHDVMQFVLLPKSNAGNDRTCIIRFISDDANIFRVEEVCRYLFMINEIQMVEGHNSGYNLILDLSMMSAGQLVGMTPSFIKKCDVSASAHAIRLKGIHILNAFSLVNSVVTMVKSILKPKLAKRIHVHANGNFEKFHQFVPKSVLPKEYGGTYSNMDDLDVLLRKKLESWRDWYLEQDDVLVDESLRPGPVVNGDSPFGFSGSFRKLDVDYRRLYIGIAVMSTLSLEKCSVEELCSFVGGSKQLLDELREKLREWLKLQPHLPQGAEDERLEWFLLGNKLSLELAKQKLDTYYTIRGLIPEIFADRDPISRPLTLVHDVMQIVILPKLTPEKYRTYILRVISGDTSIASIQDLYKYVFMGNEMRMIHDRSNGDNLIYDLSMMSLGQLVTVTPTFLKKCEVTASAHALKLKGIHFLNTSPFVGRMVTMAKSVLKPKLASRIHVHPGGNFESLHQFVPKSILPEEYGGTSGTMAELSASLRKAVNENRDWFLEQEKILVNEHLRPGPAVNGDSLFGFSGSFRKLDVD comes from the exons ATGCCGCAGTTGAGTTTTGAGCAGTGTAACATCGAAGAGATATGTACCTCTGTGGGAGGAAGTAAGAAGCTGCTGGATGAACTTCGAGGAAAATTAAGGGAGTGGTTAAAACTGCAGCCGCATCTTCCTCATG ATGCCGAAGACGAAAGATTGGACTGGTTTCTTCTGTGTACTAAATTGAGCTTGGAGCTAGCAAAGCAAAAACTGGATGCTTATTATACAATAAGAAGGTTTATACCTGAATTTTTCAGGAACAGAGATCCATGCGCACCGAGCATGAATAATTTACACGACGTAAT GCAATTCGTGCTTCTTCCGAAATCGAATGCTGGAAACGACAGAACTTGCATTATACGATTTATTTCGGATGATGCAAATATATTTCGCGTTGAGGAGGTATGCAG GTACTTATTTATGATAAATGAAATTCAGATGGTCGAGGGCCACAACAGCGGATATAATTTGATACTCGATTTGTCGATGATGAGCGCAGGGCAGCTCGTGGGAATGACACCaagtttcataaaaaaatgtgatgtTTCAGCCTCG GCTCACGCAATAAGGCTGAAAGGAATCCACATCCTCAATGCTTTTTCTCTCGTGAATTCTGTGGTCACAATGGTCAAATCAATTCTGAAGCCCAAACTCGCTAAAAGG ATTCACGTTCACGCTAatggaaatttcgaaaaattccaTCAGTTTGTACCCAAATCTGTACTACCCAAGGAATACGGTGGCACTTATTCGAACATGGATGACCTTGATG TCTTATTGCGCAAGAAACTGGAGTCCTGGCGGGATTGGTACTTGGAACAAGACGATGTTCTGGTAGACGAAAGCCTCCGCCCTGGACCAGTCGTTAACGGAGACAGTCCCTTTGGATTTTCTGGAAGTTTTCGAAAGTTGGATGTTGACTA CCGTCGTTTGTATATCGGTATTGCAGTGATGTCGACGTTGAGTTTAGAAAAATGTAGCGTTGAAGAGTTGTGTTCCTTTGTGGGAGGAAGTAAGCAATTACTGGATGAACTTCGAGAAAAATTGAGGGAGTGGTTAAAACTGCAGCCGCATCTTCCTCAGG GTGCCGAAGACGAAAGATTGGAGTGGTTTCTTCTCGGTAATAAGTTGAGCTTGGAGCTAGCGAAGCAGAAGCTGGATACTTACTACACGATAAGAGGGCTCATACCGGAAATCTTCGCGGACAGAGATCCCATTTCACGTCCCTTAACTCTTGTACACGACGTAAT GCAAATCGTGATTCTTCCCAAACTAACACCTGAGAAGTACAGAACTTACATTCTTCGGGTCATTTCAGGTGATACGAGCATTGCCAGTATTCAAGATTTGTACAA GTATGTCTTTATGGGAAATGAAATGCGAATGATCCATGACCGCAGTAACGGCGATAATCTAATATACGATTTGTCGATGATGAGCTTGGGTCAGCTTGTGACAGTGACGcctacatttttaaaaaaatgtgaagtGACAGCGTCG GCTCACGCGCTGAAACTGAAGGGCATTCACTTCCTGAACACTTCCCCCTTCGTCGGTAGGATGGTTACAATGGCCAAATCAGTTCTGAAACCGAAACTCGCCTCAAGG ATTCACGTTCATCCGGGTGGGAATTTTGAGTCGCTTCACCAGTTTGTTCCCAAATCCATTCTTCCAGAGGAATACGGAGGCACTAGTGGAACCATGGCCGAACTCAGTG CCTCATTACGCAAGGCAGTGAACGAGAACCGGGATTGGTTTTTGGAACAAGAGAAGATTTTGGTGAACGAACATCTCCGCCCAGGTCCAGCCGTGAATGGAGACAGCCTCTTCGGATTTTCTGGATCTTTCCGGAAGCTCGATGTCGACTGA